In Arachis stenosperma cultivar V10309 chromosome 1, arast.V10309.gnm1.PFL2, whole genome shotgun sequence, one DNA window encodes the following:
- the LOC130960635 gene encoding defensin Ec-AMP-D2-like: protein MARSLPLLSTIFVLLLLLVATEMGPITVVEARTCASQSHRFKGVCLSDTNCASVCKTEGFPSGDCHGFRRRCFCTKHCA from the exons atggCTCGCTCTCTTCCTTTGCTTTCCACCATTTTTGTCCTTCTTTTGCTTCTAGTGGCCACtg AGATGGGACCAATAACGGTGGTTGAAGCTAGAACTTGTGCGTCTCAAAGCCATCGCTTCAAAGGAGTGTGTTTGAGCGACACAAATTGCGCCTCCGTTTGCAAAACGGAGGGCTTCCCTTCCGGGGACTGCCACGGCTTTCGCCGCCGATGCTTCTGCACCAAGCATTGTGCTTAA
- the LOC130975237 gene encoding uncharacterized protein LOC130975237 has protein sequence MTIMDSPKILVKKSSQKEKHTVVDPMTLEDSSFNHGFFETSHTIFSTTMAFLPLRPLKPKFLSHSLPNSANSSPGLTSAMFKKNTKVAIWESRHQASNLTLKDHHLQQEINLRRSKSWGERWDYELSDELDLWLLKSSIAKHANRSPLNEIQSISAGIIVSNESCGSFSKEKPLDRNLSGGDGSLEPEEGFKCNALCLHLLSFGKSKQLKERKKGQEMEGALVSRRVSLEKFECGSWASSTLFQEIEGRDSKSTSTYFDLPMELIKWNANDVDAPISSAFVFEKDHDRVLNNGSSRTSLDSQESYISPRLRKAREDFNAFLEAQNV, from the coding sequence ATGACAATAATGGACAGCCCCAAAATCCTAGTCAAGAAGAGCTCACAAAAAGAAAAGCATACTGTGGTTGATCCAATGACACTTGAAGATTCttctttcaatcatggattcttTGAGACTTCTCATACAATTTTTAGCACAACTATGGCATTTCTACCACTACGACCTCTGAAACCGAAATTCTTGAGTCATAGTCTTCCAAATTCGGCTAACTCATCGCCAGGATTAACCTCGGCTATGTTCAAGAAGAATACAAAAGTTGCGATTTGGGAATCACGACATCAAGCTAGTAACTTGACACTCAAGGATCATCATCTGCAACAAGAGATCAACTTAAGAAGAAGCAAATCATGGGGTGAACGATGGGATTATGAGCTCTCGGATGAACTCGATCTTTGGTTGCTCAAATCGTCTATTGCCAAACATGCTAACAGGTCTCCTCTTAACGAGATTCAATCCATTAGTGCTGGTATAATCGTTTCTAACGAGTCTTGTGGTAGTTTCTCCAAAGAAAAACCTCTTGATAGAAATCTTTCCGGTGGCGACGGTTCGTTGGAACCTGAAGAGGGATTCAAATGCAATGCTCTTTGCTTGCACTTGCTGAGTTTTGGAAAATCAAAGCAACttaaggaaagaaagaaagggcaAGAAATGGAAGGTGCATTAGTATCTAGAAGAGTCTCTTTGGAGAAGTTTGAATGTGGTTCTTGGGCTTCTTCAACTCTATTTCAAGAGATTGAAGGAAGGGATTCTAAGAGTACTAGTACCTACTTTGACCTACCAATGGAATTGATCAAATGGAATGCCAATGATGTAGATGCACCAATTTCATCAGCTTTTGTCTTTGAGAAGGACCATGATAGGGTTCTCAATAATGGATCCTCTAGAACAAGCCTTGACTCTCAAGAATCCTACATTAGTCCTCGGTTAAGAAAAGCCAGAGAGGATTTTAATGCTTTCTTAGAAGCACAAAATGTATGA
- the LOC130935639 gene encoding ycf3-interacting protein 1, chloroplastic isoform X1 encodes MPMASQLFSLTLTPNTLLSSSSSSSYLLQTHSSLFPNSNGPPFTRHLLIHYRRTSSLSFLPFVGNEDTDLRVSTQQQEEEEEEEEEEDEPTPEDLQYVNQIKSVLELLRKNRDMLFGEVKLTIMIEDPREVERRRLLGIEDPDAPTRDDLVAALEEVNEGKVPKDRVALKMLAEELAAWPNLETEAPKKKPSKSLYAKATDTGIDPKVAAKKLNVDWDSAAEIDDVDDDDDTEVPPAVGYGALYLVTAFPVIIGISVVLILFYNSLQ; translated from the exons ATGCCAATGGCTTCTCAACTATTCTCACTAACCCTAACACCAAACACTcttctttcatcttcttcttcttcttcttatcttcttcaGACACACTCCTCCCTCTTTCCGAATAGTAATGGACCTCCATTCACAAGGCACCTCCTTATCCACTATCGCAGAACTTCTtcactttcttttcttccattCGTTGGGAACGAAGACACTGATCTCCGAGTCTCTACTCagcaacaagaagaagaagaagaagaagaagaggaggaggatgaaCCAACACCTGAGGACCTTCAATACGTTAACCAAATCAAAAGC GTTTTGGAGCTTCTTAGGAAAAACCGGGACATGCTCTTCGGCGAG GTGAAGCTAACCATAATGATTGAGGATCCCAGAGAAGTCGAGAGAAGGAGATTACTCGGCATAGAAGATCCCGATGCACCAACAAGAGATGATCTAGTTGCTGCCTTGGAAGAA GTGAATGAAGGAAaagttccaaaggatagagtTGCTCTGAAAATGCTTGCTGAGGAATTGGCTGCATGGCCTAATTTGGAG ACtgaagcaccaaagaaaaagcCTAGCAAATCGCTCTATGCAAAAGCAACTGACACAGGAATAGATCCAAAAGTGGCTGCAAAGAAGTTGAACGTTGATTGGGATTCAGCAGCTGAAATTGACGACGTGGATGATGATGACGACACAGAAGTACCGCCAGCAGTG GGCTATGGAGCACTATATTTGGTCACGGCTTTCCCTGTAATTATCGGTATCTCGGTagttttgattttgttttacaATTCCCTCCAGTAG
- the LOC130935639 gene encoding ycf3-interacting protein 1, chloroplastic isoform X2: MPMASQLFSLTLTPNTLLSSSSSSSYLLQTHSSLFPNSNGPPFTRHLLIHYRRTSSLSFLPFVGNEDTDLRVSTQQQEEEEEEEEEEDEPTPEDLQYVNQIKSVLELLRKNRDMLFGEVKLTIMIEDPREVERRRLLGIEDPDAPTRDDLVAALEEVNEGKVPKDRVALKMLAEELAAWPNLETEAPKKKPSKSLYAKATDTGIDPKVAAKKLNVDWDSAAEIDDVDDDDDTEVPPAVVFH, from the exons ATGCCAATGGCTTCTCAACTATTCTCACTAACCCTAACACCAAACACTcttctttcatcttcttcttcttcttcttatcttcttcaGACACACTCCTCCCTCTTTCCGAATAGTAATGGACCTCCATTCACAAGGCACCTCCTTATCCACTATCGCAGAACTTCTtcactttcttttcttccattCGTTGGGAACGAAGACACTGATCTCCGAGTCTCTACTCagcaacaagaagaagaagaagaagaagaagaggaggaggatgaaCCAACACCTGAGGACCTTCAATACGTTAACCAAATCAAAAGC GTTTTGGAGCTTCTTAGGAAAAACCGGGACATGCTCTTCGGCGAG GTGAAGCTAACCATAATGATTGAGGATCCCAGAGAAGTCGAGAGAAGGAGATTACTCGGCATAGAAGATCCCGATGCACCAACAAGAGATGATCTAGTTGCTGCCTTGGAAGAA GTGAATGAAGGAAaagttccaaaggatagagtTGCTCTGAAAATGCTTGCTGAGGAATTGGCTGCATGGCCTAATTTGGAG ACtgaagcaccaaagaaaaagcCTAGCAAATCGCTCTATGCAAAAGCAACTGACACAGGAATAGATCCAAAAGTGGCTGCAAAGAAGTTGAACGTTGATTGGGATTCAGCAGCTGAAATTGACGACGTGGATGATGATGACGACACAGAAGTACCGCCAGCAGTG GTTTTCCACTGA
- the LOC130948496 gene encoding transcription factor GTE1-like, which produces MDQTVGGGNGGGGGGASSDVVADLDGFKRNVDEIVANVDKLEKQLIEVEQFYQSNSNNSIQGNNSKGGPVVKEKVREKHLIATKKPLLLDAARTETAATKRMQELMRQFATILRQITQHKWAWPFMEPVDVEGLGLHDYYEVIEKPMDFSTIKSKMEAKDGTGYKNVREIYADVRLIFKNAMKYNNEKHDVHVMAKTLLEKFEEKWLQLLPKVAEEEARSLEEEAQAQLDLQLAQETAYANLARDLSNELEEVDIHLKNLKEMVIQKCRKLSTHEKKLLGTALTKLSPENLNRALEIVAENNPNFQSSAEEVDLDIDAQTDFTLWRLKIFVKDALDVQGKSTGGIAVNHNDYMDDKKNNKRRREICDSLAKTNSKRTKKISNL; this is translated from the exons ATGGACCAAACCGTAGGCGGCGGCAAtggcggcggcggcggcggtGCTTCCTCTGACGTGGTTGCTGATTTGGATGGTTTCAAGCGCAACGTTGATGAAATTGTTGCCAATGTTGATAAG CTTGAAAAGCAATTGATTGAGGTTGAACAGTTCTACCAATCCAATAGTAACAATAGCATTCAAGGTAATAATTCTAAAGGTGGCCCAGTTGTAAAAGAGAAGGTTCGAGAGAAGCATCTTATTGCAACTAAGAAGCCATTGCTGCTAGATGCTGCACGAACTGAAACTGCTGCTACAAAGAGAATGCAAGAACTCATGCGCCAGTTTGCAACAATATTGCGGCAG ATCACTCAGCATAAATGGGCCTGGCCCTTTATGGAACCTGTAGATGTAGAAGGTCTTGGGCTTCATGACTACTACGAG GTTATTGAAAAGCCAATGGATTTTAGtacaataaaaagtaaaatgGAAGCCAAGGATGGCACTGGATATAAGAATGTCCGGGAGATATATGCTGACGTAAGGTTGATATTTAAGAATGCAATGAAATACAACAATGAAAAACATGATGTCCATGTTATGGCAAAGACCTTGTTGGAaaaatttgaggagaaatggctGCAACTTTTGCCTAAAGTTGCTGAAGAG GAAGCTAGATCATTGGAGGAAGAAGCACAGGCCCAACTAGACCTGCAGCTTGCTCAGGAAACTGCTTATGCCAATTTGGCTAGGGATTTAAGCAACGAG CTTGAAGAAGTTGACATACATTTGAAGAATCTCAAAGAGATGGTGATTCAGAAGTGCAG GAAACTGTCTACACACGAGAAGAAACTACTTGGGACCGCTCTCACCAAATTGTCTCCTGAAAACCTAAACAGGGCATTGGAGATTGTTGCTGAGAACAACCCTAACTTCCAATCAAGCGCCGAAGAGGTGGACCTCGACATTGATGCTCAG ACCGACTTCACCCTATGGAGACTGAAGATTTTTGTAAAAGATGCACTTGATGTTCAAGGAAAGAGTACTGGGGGAATAGCTGTTAACCATAATGATTACATGGATgacaagaaaaacaacaaaaggaGGAGAGAAATTTGTGACTCTTTGGCCAAGACAAACTCAAAAAGGACTAAGAAAATCTCTAACTTGTGA